In Endozoicomonas sp. GU-1, one DNA window encodes the following:
- a CDS encoding DUF1382 family protein — translation MEKANPVQTRQSLRLASDLAKHGVPFVPVVFASEATRQKLIKIMEEELEKMESEALTQEESVNG, via the coding sequence ATGGAAAAAGCAAATCCTGTTCAAACAAGACAATCGCTTCGTTTGGCAAGCGATCTGGCAAAACATGGCGTTCCATTTGTACCAGTGGTTTTCGCAAGTGAAGCGACTCGGCAGAAATTGATAAAGATCATGGAGGAAGAACTTGAAAAAATGGAATCAGAAGCACTCACGCAGGAGGAATCAGTCAATGGCTGA
- a CDS encoding helix-turn-helix transcriptional regulator: protein MQTPRYQMQTDFFTPGQANALLWSAEGKTQLEIATIYSRAPQTIQFYLVQAKEKLGATTVAEAIALCFAKGFMSAKPI, encoded by the coding sequence ATGCAAACCCCAAGATACCAAATGCAAACCGACTTCTTCACCCCGGGGCAGGCCAATGCCTTGCTCTGGTCAGCTGAAGGAAAGACTCAACTGGAAATAGCCACGATCTATTCCAGAGCCCCACAAACCATCCAGTTTTATCTGGTGCAGGCCAAAGAGAAACTTGGAGCGACAACCGTTGCTGAGGCCATTGCTCTCTGCTTTGCCAAAGGGTTTATGTCAGCGAAACCCATATAA